One Sulfuricurvum sp. DNA window includes the following coding sequences:
- a CDS encoding TonB-dependent receptor, producing the protein MKKITLLSLAAIAALASDSVTIQKITVDAVAPQADLSAKEISTSKSTKMTGDTAATLADIPGVSIYNMGSSASLPAIHGMADDRVKIDIDGMTITSACPNHMNPALSYIDTSKIESIEVMAGITPVSAGGDSIGGTIMVKSKDPIFAQNNGEVLISGDVSAFYRSNNQARGASVSATAANNKISVNYSGYAEQADDYKNGKGVLVKDTLYKQENHSATIAYKIDPDDVIALKIAQSNVDYIGFPNEYMDMLSNKSTSGNLSYKGKVGALLIDANAFRQDTDHYMNKILSEHSGNMPMNTEAQESGLNIKATMPLSSTQTIKFGADYDRYRLDDYWPAAGGMMAGMNPNTFWNINNGKRDRLGVFAEANSQWSEQLSSILGVRFDRISMDTDNVVGYNDGTGMYAMGANDPVNAAYFNALEHKKTDSNYDVTATTKYEYSTSTDIELGFARKTRSPNMYERYAWAGSKPGITLTNPMLMDMRMINWFGDGNGYVGNLDLKPEVANTISTTISFHDSADKEWGLKLTPYYTKVSDYVDIKLLTSTGSGVTKRSYFQFVNTDAHLFGTDLSGYTTLWDNSNNGKGTLKGNLSYTRGFRDNGGSLYHMMPLHAKVSLDRVSGAWNNGIDIESVAKKDSVDTLRNEPMTPGYAVVDLRTGYAWTKELNMDLSVTNLFNQAYALPLGGVDLVNNGTNYTTPLQGIGRSFNIAMSYKF; encoded by the coding sequence ATGAAAAAAATTACCCTCCTTTCGCTTGCCGCGATTGCTGCACTTGCCAGTGATTCGGTAACGATTCAAAAAATTACGGTTGATGCCGTTGCACCTCAAGCGGATTTGAGTGCTAAAGAGATTTCAACATCCAAATCCACAAAAATGACAGGAGATACAGCCGCAACCTTAGCCGATATTCCTGGTGTCAGTATTTACAATATGGGTAGCAGTGCCTCATTACCAGCTATTCACGGGATGGCAGATGATCGTGTCAAAATCGATATCGACGGTATGACCATCACATCAGCATGTCCAAACCATATGAATCCGGCACTTTCGTATATCGATACCTCAAAAATCGAATCAATCGAAGTAATGGCAGGGATAACTCCTGTTAGTGCAGGCGGTGATAGTATCGGTGGAACCATTATGGTCAAATCCAAAGATCCGATTTTCGCTCAAAATAATGGCGAAGTTCTCATCAGTGGCGATGTATCAGCTTTTTATCGTAGCAATAATCAAGCACGAGGAGCTTCTGTAAGTGCAACTGCCGCAAATAATAAAATCAGTGTAAACTATTCAGGATACGCTGAACAAGCTGATGATTATAAAAATGGAAAGGGTGTACTCGTCAAAGACACTCTTTATAAACAAGAAAACCATTCTGCAACCATCGCCTATAAAATTGACCCAGATGATGTCATAGCATTGAAAATAGCTCAAAGCAATGTTGATTATATTGGTTTTCCAAACGAATACATGGATATGCTTAGCAATAAATCGACTTCAGGTAATCTAAGCTATAAAGGGAAAGTGGGTGCTTTATTAATCGATGCGAATGCATTTCGACAAGATACTGATCACTATATGAATAAAATTCTTTCGGAACACTCTGGAAATATGCCTATGAATACTGAAGCCCAAGAAAGTGGCCTCAATATTAAAGCAACTATGCCTTTAAGCTCTACTCAAACCATTAAATTTGGTGCTGACTATGATCGATACCGCCTTGATGATTATTGGCCAGCGGCTGGTGGTATGATGGCTGGAATGAATCCCAATACCTTTTGGAATATAAATAATGGAAAACGGGATCGATTAGGAGTATTTGCAGAAGCCAATTCTCAATGGAGTGAACAACTCTCTTCTATTCTCGGTGTACGTTTTGATCGAATCAGTATGGATACAGATAATGTAGTGGGATATAATGACGGAACAGGTATGTATGCAATGGGTGCAAACGATCCAGTAAATGCAGCTTACTTTAATGCACTTGAACACAAAAAGACTGATAGCAATTATGATGTAACAGCTACAACAAAATATGAATACAGCACGTCTACCGATATAGAACTCGGCTTTGCGCGAAAAACACGTTCACCCAATATGTATGAACGCTATGCATGGGCAGGAAGTAAACCTGGTATCACACTTACCAATCCAATGCTAATGGATATGCGTATGATCAACTGGTTTGGTGATGGAAATGGATACGTCGGGAATCTTGATTTAAAACCTGAAGTAGCTAATACTATTAGTACAACCATTTCTTTTCATGACAGCGCAGACAAAGAATGGGGGCTAAAACTAACCCCTTACTACACCAAAGTAAGTGATTATGTTGATATTAAACTTCTTACATCGACTGGTTCAGGTGTCACGAAACGTAGTTATTTTCAATTCGTAAATACCGATGCACACTTGTTTGGTACTGATCTTTCAGGATACACAACATTATGGGATAACAGCAACAATGGAAAAGGAACCCTTAAAGGAAACCTTAGCTATACACGAGGTTTTCGTGATAATGGTGGATCACTTTACCACATGATGCCACTCCATGCTAAAGTTTCACTGGATCGTGTTTCCGGTGCATGGAACAATGGAATTGACATCGAAAGCGTAGCAAAAAAAGATTCAGTTGATACCCTTCGCAATGAGCCGATGACCCCAGGATATGCAGTGGTTGATCTCCGTACTGGTTATGCTTGGACTAAAGAGCTAAATATGGATTTATCGGTTACTAA
- a CDS encoding agmatine/peptidylarginine deiminase codes for MRYFPAEFEPQSFVQLIFPHPQSDWVPYLEEARHCFVNIANAVAQYQPCLIICDDVDFVKTYFEPNENLIFIPYQTNDTWARDCSVLSVIDEEEGEPLLLDFTFTGWGGKFDASRDNAMSSAIGNVYGESMEKIDLILEGGGVETNANGSLLTTAECLLNPNRNPHLSKTQTEAILKKEFGVEQILWLNHGYLAGDDTDSHIDTLARFIESDTIMYVKCDNQIDEHYDALKKMEEELKALRDVEGEPFNLIALPMTNPIFYDEERLPATYANFLIINDAVLLPIYNDSHDAEAIAICEKAFRGRDIIPIDCSVLIRQHGSLHCVTMQFPEEVGLHLPS; via the coding sequence ATGCGTTATTTCCCCGCCGAATTTGAACCTCAAAGTTTCGTTCAACTCATCTTCCCCCATCCCCAAAGCGACTGGGTACCCTATCTCGAAGAGGCACGTCACTGTTTTGTTAACATTGCCAATGCGGTAGCGCAATACCAACCGTGTCTTATTATCTGCGATGATGTTGATTTTGTCAAAACATATTTTGAACCCAATGAAAATTTAATCTTTATCCCCTACCAAACCAATGACACATGGGCACGCGATTGCAGTGTTCTCAGTGTTATCGATGAAGAAGAGGGTGAGCCGCTACTGCTCGATTTTACCTTTACCGGATGGGGCGGGAAATTTGATGCCTCGCGTGATAATGCCATGAGCAGTGCAATTGGAAACGTGTATGGCGAATCGATGGAGAAAATCGATCTTATTTTGGAAGGTGGCGGGGTAGAAACCAACGCTAACGGCTCACTCCTCACCACAGCAGAGTGTCTGCTTAATCCAAACCGTAACCCCCATTTATCCAAAACTCAAACCGAAGCCATTCTAAAAAAAGAGTTTGGGGTGGAGCAGATATTGTGGCTCAACCACGGTTATTTAGCCGGTGATGATACTGATAGCCATATCGATACCCTTGCCCGCTTTATCGAGTCCGATACGATTATGTACGTCAAATGTGACAATCAAATAGATGAGCATTACGATGCCCTCAAAAAAATGGAGGAGGAGCTAAAAGCACTTCGTGATGTTGAGGGCGAACCGTTTAACCTCATTGCCCTGCCAATGACTAATCCGATTTTTTATGATGAAGAACGCCTCCCTGCAACCTATGCTAACTTTCTCATTATTAATGATGCTGTCTTGTTACCGATTTATAATGATTCACATGATGCAGAAGCTATCGCCATATGTGAAAAAGCATTTAGGGGACGCGATATCATCCCTATCGATTGTTCAGTCCTCATTCGTCAACACGGTTCACTTCACTGCGTAACGATGCAATTTCCCGAAGAAGTGGGTTTACATCTTCCGTCTTAA
- a CDS encoding alanine racemase → MGTIKLSREALEHNIDIIAHQVGGKDKIAVVLKDNAYGHGAIMIAEAVSNYGINQAVVRLEREADEISEFFENILILGDQPHTPKANFSYVINSLEEIEHFPKGCRVELKLDTGMHRNGVALGEIEEAFLQMSERGLNCIGVMSHLRASDTLSSEWFWQRRNFDDVKDKVLKLGEKYGWKLRFHLSNSGGIFRSSSCSDDMVRAGIALYGCLEMERTLPQPNLKSVLSLWGNRVATRILKKGERVGYNGIYEALEDEVVSTYDLGYANGLDRLASNRYSTPEGIALRGRISMDNAIFSSDKDELLIFDNANDYAKVVGTIGYEILACLDKDLKREWI, encoded by the coding sequence ATGGGAACTATTAAATTGAGCCGTGAGGCATTAGAACATAATATTGACATTATCGCACATCAAGTCGGTGGAAAAGATAAAATTGCGGTGGTTTTAAAAGATAATGCCTATGGGCATGGGGCAATTATGATTGCTGAAGCGGTATCGAATTACGGCATAAATCAAGCGGTAGTGCGGTTGGAGCGTGAAGCAGATGAGATTAGTGAATTTTTCGAAAATATCCTTATTTTAGGGGACCAGCCACACACTCCAAAAGCCAATTTTAGCTACGTTATCAATTCTCTTGAAGAGATAGAGCATTTTCCAAAAGGGTGTCGAGTTGAGCTGAAACTCGATACAGGGATGCACCGTAACGGTGTGGCACTTGGGGAGATTGAAGAGGCTTTTTTGCAAATGAGCGAGAGAGGTTTAAACTGTATCGGTGTAATGAGCCATTTACGAGCTTCGGATACTCTGAGCAGTGAATGGTTTTGGCAACGACGAAATTTTGATGATGTAAAAGATAAAGTATTAAAATTGGGAGAAAAATATGGGTGGAAACTCCGTTTTCACCTCTCCAATTCGGGGGGGATATTCCGCTCTTCTAGCTGTAGTGATGATATGGTACGTGCCGGTATTGCCCTTTATGGATGTTTGGAAATGGAGAGAACCCTTCCACAACCTAATCTTAAGAGCGTCCTTTCATTGTGGGGTAATCGAGTAGCTACACGTATCCTCAAAAAAGGGGAGAGGGTTGGTTATAACGGTATTTACGAGGCATTAGAGGATGAGGTAGTATCGACCTATGATTTGGGGTATGCTAACGGTTTAGATCGTTTGGCATCGAATCGATATAGCACTCCTGAGGGGATTGCGTTGCGAGGGCGTATTTCGATGGATAATGCAATTTTTTCGAGCGATAAAGATGAATTGCTTATTTTTGACAATGCCAACGATTATGCTAAAGTGGTCGGTACTATCGGGTATGAGATATTGGCGTGTTTGGATAAAGATTTAAAGAGGGAATGGATTTAG
- a CDS encoding PP0621 family protein, which translates to MLKFLLFIALITTVYYMFFAKTKSISSPKNDASTDEAMIPCTQCGTYVQTKEALMRSGKCYCSVECLKDAS; encoded by the coding sequence ATGTTGAAATTTTTACTTTTTATTGCCCTTATTACTACCGTCTATTATATGTTTTTTGCAAAAACAAAATCTATATCCTCACCAAAAAATGACGCTTCCACAGATGAAGCGATGATACCCTGTACACAATGTGGGACTTATGTTCAAACCAAGGAGGCATTAATGCGTAGCGGAAAATGTTACTGTTCAGTCGAATGTCTCAAGGATGCTTCATGA
- the rsmG gene encoding 16S rRNA (guanine(527)-N(7))-methyltransferase RsmG: protein MLSSQNISVVETFLPQVLRYRELLLQWNKVHNLTGAKTSAQIDEFIIDAVQPITFLPPITKAMDIGSGAGFPGMILALALPQTHFTLVEPLSKRASFLQFVKANLGLKNVDVKALRVENLPHEPYDFITSRAVTDTKMLLKLSEPFRTTGTLLLFYKGEKVYDEVDESLNYKIIEKQNRHYLLIES, encoded by the coding sequence ATGCTTTCTTCTCAAAATATTTCGGTAGTAGAAACTTTTTTACCGCAAGTTCTCCGCTACAGAGAGCTACTACTGCAATGGAATAAAGTACACAATCTCACCGGTGCTAAAACTTCTGCCCAAATCGATGAATTTATTATCGATGCGGTTCAACCAATCACTTTTTTACCTCCTATTACCAAAGCGATGGATATAGGTTCCGGTGCCGGATTTCCAGGGATGATTTTAGCGCTTGCATTGCCTCAAACCCATTTTACCCTTGTCGAACCCCTTTCAAAACGTGCTAGCTTTCTCCAATTTGTCAAAGCAAATTTGGGGCTTAAAAACGTTGATGTAAAAGCCTTGCGCGTCGAGAACCTCCCTCATGAGCCTTACGATTTTATCACTTCACGTGCCGTAACCGACACCAAAATGCTTTTAAAACTCTCTGAGCCGTTTCGGACTACCGGAACTCTTTTACTTTTTTACAAAGGGGAAAAGGTGTATGATGAAGTGGATGAGTCGTTAAACTATAAAATCATCGAAAAACAGAATCGTCACTATCTTTTAATCGAGTCGTAA
- a CDS encoding ATP-binding protein: MRLLLILFTFSFSLFALSDNYKVVLERFNSKRDARQAYETYQNNPTSAVSQYAHTKEFIIQYRKSGDGYIIAAEPFNKREDAELFLQTVHKNHPKATVSRGVADDYLFLLAQHNKELTQQPTKVQPSNKNHPAALTIASTLTPEKIPAVSHGHSTTIPLSIWILLGSIVSLGAGWIGWREKTFRHLQSEYTQLREKKEALQQSIQAKNDFIAMMSHEVRAPINAITGISHLVLESRLTVTQRTQITKLKDSAHVLLSLINDILDHSKIEAGKVSIEQIPFDLNTLLDDISNIVAHKAQEKGIEVIFDIDQSVPHKLIGDPLRLLQVLVNLLNNAVKFTEQGSVILRARGQQISRVNLKINFEVIDTGIGIDEHEVKNLFTPYTQADDTISRKYGGSGLGLSICKNLVSLMGGSIYVHSILGKGSTFSFDIKLHSDFEYEKRRYRLPSTDLMNKNALIVDPNPDNISVLQRGLEYYHYEVKTLPDASELLASMKYYSIDILFLDSKITLNPVIKKELQEQIKNDTLKLVWIGEDTKKQREFVLQKPYNQQALFKIILSVYGYATNEEKHLDNTKKLKEGLKRFAGRSLLLAEDNEINRSIISGLLSGTSINIITAKTGKEAVEIVEMNPDICVILMDIQMPIMDGYEAAQIIRKEPEKDFIPIIAITGNTLEGEIEKISQAGMNGHIAKPIDVNVFYTTLYHAFEKSRNQIKKPITPFASPKETLDTITV; encoded by the coding sequence ATGCGTTTACTATTAATACTTTTTACTTTTTCTTTCTCTCTTTTCGCTCTAAGCGACAACTACAAAGTTGTTTTAGAACGTTTTAATTCTAAACGTGACGCACGACAAGCATATGAAACTTATCAAAATAATCCCACCAGTGCTGTCTCACAATACGCCCATACCAAAGAGTTTATTATTCAATATCGAAAATCTGGTGATGGGTACATTATTGCTGCTGAACCTTTTAACAAACGGGAAGATGCCGAGCTTTTCCTCCAAACAGTTCATAAAAACCATCCCAAAGCAACCGTTAGTCGTGGCGTAGCGGATGACTACCTCTTTTTATTGGCACAGCATAACAAAGAACTTACACAGCAGCCTACTAAAGTTCAACCATCCAACAAAAACCATCCTGCTGCTTTGACTATCGCATCAACCCTTACCCCTGAAAAAATTCCTGCTGTTTCCCACGGACATTCAACAACGATTCCCCTATCTATTTGGATCTTATTGGGAAGTATAGTTAGCCTAGGGGCCGGATGGATTGGTTGGAGAGAAAAAACATTTCGGCATCTTCAGAGTGAATATACACAACTTCGTGAGAAAAAAGAGGCATTACAACAATCAATCCAAGCTAAAAATGATTTTATCGCTATGATGAGTCATGAAGTTCGCGCCCCTATCAATGCAATCACCGGCATAAGTCATCTAGTTTTAGAATCACGTCTTACAGTAACGCAACGAACCCAAATTACCAAACTCAAAGACTCAGCACATGTACTACTTAGTCTTATTAATGATATTTTGGATCACTCTAAAATTGAAGCGGGCAAAGTCAGTATTGAGCAAATACCTTTTGATCTCAATACACTCCTCGATGATATATCTAATATTGTTGCTCATAAAGCGCAAGAAAAAGGGATTGAAGTCATTTTTGATATTGATCAAAGTGTCCCTCATAAACTGATTGGTGATCCATTAAGACTATTACAAGTACTGGTAAATTTACTCAATAATGCCGTTAAATTTACCGAACAAGGCTCAGTCATCTTGCGTGCACGGGGACAACAAATCTCACGTGTCAATCTAAAAATTAATTTTGAGGTTATTGATACCGGTATTGGTATTGATGAGCATGAGGTAAAAAATTTATTTACCCCTTATACCCAAGCCGATGATACAATCTCACGAAAATATGGTGGCAGTGGACTAGGGCTCTCCATTTGTAAAAATCTTGTATCACTCATGGGGGGAAGTATTTACGTTCACAGCATCCTTGGAAAAGGGAGCACTTTCTCATTTGACATCAAACTTCATTCTGATTTTGAGTATGAGAAACGACGCTATCGCCTTCCAAGCACCGATTTGATGAACAAAAATGCCCTGATAGTTGATCCTAATCCTGATAATATTTCTGTTCTTCAGCGTGGGCTGGAATACTACCATTATGAAGTCAAAACACTCCCTGATGCGAGTGAACTATTAGCGTCCATGAAATATTATTCTATTGATATTCTCTTTCTTGATTCTAAAATAACCCTAAATCCAGTCATAAAAAAAGAGCTACAAGAGCAAATTAAAAATGATACCCTTAAACTCGTATGGATCGGAGAAGATACTAAAAAACAGCGCGAATTTGTCCTCCAAAAGCCGTATAATCAACAAGCCTTATTTAAAATTATTTTATCAGTATACGGGTATGCGACCAATGAAGAAAAACATCTTGATAATACCAAAAAACTCAAAGAGGGATTAAAACGTTTCGCAGGTCGTTCCTTACTACTCGCGGAAGACAATGAGATCAACCGTTCTATTATCTCTGGCTTACTCTCAGGTACATCTATCAATATTATCACCGCAAAAACAGGAAAAGAGGCAGTTGAAATTGTGGAAATGAACCCTGATATTTGCGTTATATTAATGGATATTCAAATGCCGATTATGGATGGATATGAAGCGGCGCAAATTATCCGAAAAGAACCTGAAAAAGATTTCATACCCATTATTGCTATTACCGGCAATACACTAGAAGGTGAAATTGAAAAAATTTCGCAAGCCGGTATGAATGGGCACATAGCCAAACCTATTGACGTTAATGTTTTTTATACCACCCTCTATCACGCATTTGAAAAATCAAGAAATCAGATTAAAAAGCCGATTACACCATTCGCCTCCCCTAAAGAAACTTTAGATACAATAACCGTCTAA